In Cicer arietinum cultivar CDC Frontier isolate Library 1 chromosome 7, Cicar.CDCFrontier_v2.0, whole genome shotgun sequence, a single window of DNA contains:
- the LOC101492190 gene encoding elongation factor G-2, chloroplastic — protein MAAAPSSSSSLCTLNGSHRRPTPLSPLRFMAIRPQHFRSFASSSHFLGTTRIKSTSNQFPQRRRRFSVFAISTDEAKRAVPLKDYRNIGIMAHIDAGKTTTTERILFYTGRNYKIGEVHEGTATMDWMEQEQERGITITSAATTTFWDKHRINIIDTPGHVDFTLEVERALRVLDGAICLFDSVAGVEPQSETVWRQADKYGVPRICFVNKMDRLGANFFRTRDMIVTNLGAKPLVLQLPIGAEDTFKGVIDLVKMKAIVWSGEELGAKFSYEDIPADLLEKAQDYRSQMIETIVDLDDEAMENYLEGIEPDEETIKKLIRKGAIAATFVPVLCGSAFKNKGVQPLLDAVVDYLPSPLDVPPMKGSDPENPEAIIERIASDDESFSGLAFKIMSDSFVGSLTFVRVYSGKLTAGSYVLNSNKGKKERIGRLLEMHANSREDVKVALTGDIVALAGLKDTITGETLCDPDNPVVLERMDFPDPVIKIAIEPKTKADIDKMAAGLVKLAQEDPSFHFSRDEELNQTVIEGMGELHLEIIVDRLKREYKVEANIGAPQVNYRESISKITEVKYVHKKQSGGQGQFADITVRFEPMDPGSGYEFKSEIKGGAVPKEYVPGVVKGLEESMSNGVLAGFPVVDVRAVLVDGTYHDVDSSVLAFQLAARGAFREGMRKAGPKMLEPIMKVEVVTPEEHLGDVIGDLNSRRGQINNFGDKPGGLKVVDSLVPLAEMFQYVSTLRGMTKGRASYSMQLAMFDVVPQHIQNQLSTKAQEVAA, from the exons ATGGCAGCAGcgccttcttcttcttcttctctctgTACTCTCAATGGTTCTCACCGGAGACCAACCCCTCTTTCTCCGCTTCGCTTCATGGCTATTCGTCCTCAACACTTTCGCTCTTTCGCTTCCTCTTCGCACTTCCTTGGAACTACTCGAATTAAATCCACTTCAAACCAATTTCCTCAAAGAAGAAGACGTTTTTCTGTTTTCGCCATTTCCACTGATG AGGCGAAGCGTGCTGTCCCGTTGAAGGATTATCGCAACATTGGCATCATGGCTCATATAGACGCTGGAAAGACAACTACAACTGAACGGATTCTCTTCTATACCGGAAGAAACTACAAAATTGGAGAGGTACATGAGGGAACGGCAACAATGGATTGGATGGAACAAGAACAAGAAAGAGGGATTACCATTACTTCTGCAGCAACCACCACATTTTGGGATAAGCATAGAATCAACATCATTGATACTCCTGGTCATGTTGACTTCACCTTAGAAGTGGAGCGAGCTCTTAGGGTGTTGGATGGAGCTATATGCTTGTTTGACAGTGTTGCTGGTGTTGAGCCACAATCAGAAACTGTGTGGAGGCAAGCTGATAAATATGGGGTGCCTCGAATTTGTTTTGTCAATAAAATGGACCGCCTTGGAGCTAATTTTTTCCGAACAAGAGACATGATAGTAACAAATTTAGGTGCTAAACCACTCGTACTTCAGCTACCGATTGGTGCAGAAGATACCTTTAAGGGAGTTATTGATCTTGTTAAGATGAAAGCTATAGTTTGGAGTGGAGAAGAGCTTGGTGCCAAGTTTTCTTATGAAGATATACCTGCAGATCTCCTAGAGAAGGCTCAAGATTACAGATCACAGATGATTGAAACCATAGTTGACTTAGATGACGAGGCTATGGAGAACTACTTGGAAGGAATCGAACCAGATGAagaaactattaaaaaattaattaggaaGGGAGCCATAGCAGCCACTTTTGTGCCAGTGTTGTGTGGATCAGCTTTCAAAAACAAGGGGGTCCAACCGTTGTTAGATGCCGTAGTGGATTATCTACCATCACCACTTGATGTACCACCAATGAAAGGCTCTGACCCTGAAAACCCAGAAGCAATAATAGAGAGGATAGCAAGTGATGACGAATCATTTTCTGGGCTAGCTTTTAAGATCATGAGCGATTCATTTGTAGGCTCCCTTACGTTTGTCAGGGTGTATTCAGGAAAGCTAACAGCAGGGTCTTATGTACTCAATTCAAACAAAGGGAAAAAGGAAAGAATTGGTAGACTTCTAGAAATGCATGCAAACAGCAGAGAAGACGTTAAAGTAGCTTTAACAGGTGATATTGTTGCTCTTGCTGGTTTGAAAGATACTATAACTGGTGAAACATTGTGTGACCCCGATAATCCAGTCGTGCTTGAGCGTATGGACTTCCCTGATCCTGTAATTAAGATTGCAATTGAACCCAAAACTAAAGCTGACATTGACAAGATGGCAGCTGGTTTAGTTAAACTTGCTCAGGAAGACCCTTCTTTCCACTTCTCCCGTGATGAAGAGTTAAATCAAACCGTGATTGAAGGAATGGGAGAATTGCATCTTGAAATCATTGTCGATCGTCTCAAAAGAGAATATAAg GTAGAAGCTAATATTGGTGCTCCTCAAGTCAACTACAGAGAAAGCATTTCCAAAATCACAGAAGTGAAGTACGTGCACAAGAAACAATCAGGTGGACAAGGTCAGTTTGCAGATATAACCGTACGGTTTGAGCCCATGGATCCAGGTAGTGGATATGAGTTCAAGAGTGAAATCAAAGGAGGCGCAGTTCCAAAAGAATACGTTCCTGGTGTGGTTAAAGGATTGGAAGAGTCTATGAGCAACGGTGTTCTAGCCGGCTTTCCAGTTGTTGACGTACGCGCAGTACTCGTTGATGGTACTTACCATGACGTAGATTCAAGTGTGCTGGCTTTCCAGTTGGCAGCCAGAGGAGCTTTCCGGGAAGGAATGAGAAAAGCCGGACCAAAAATGCTCGAGCCTATAATGAAAGTTGAAGTTGTCACTCCTGAAGAACATTTAGGAGATGTAATTGGTGATCTCAACTCAAGAAGAGGACAGATCAACAATTTTGGTGACAAACCCGGTGGACTCAAG GTGGTTGATTCATTAGTACCTCTTGCTGAGATGTTTCAGTATGTGAGTACTCTTAGAGGGATGACGAAGGGTCGCGCGTCCTACTCAATGCAATTAGCCATGTTTGATGTGGTACCTCAACACATTCAGAATCAACTTTCCACAAAAGCACAAGAAGTTGCTGCTTAA